TGACGCACAGCTTCTCATGATAAAAAATGCCCGACGGAATCATCGTCAGCTTGTATTTGTGGTTGTTGATCATAATCGTGTGCCCCGCGTTGTTGCCCCCTTGGTACCGGGCCACGACCTCAGCGGTTTCCGCGAGATAATCCGTAATCTTTCCTTTGCCCTCGTCTCCCCATTGCGTGCCTACCACAACGACTGTCGACATGAGCTCTCCCCCTTCGGGTCAGTTTTGAGCATTCTTAGTGTAACAATCCCACGGAACGGAAGTCAATGAAAAATCCGAACGTTTCTGCGGGAGACCGCATAAACATTCGGATCGTTAACAAAAAATCCTAACATTATATTGCCGCAGGGAGCTGATCGCTATGCGATTTATCCAGCGACACGAATTTGTTGAAGTTCTTGAGGAAGACGAGCTCGACGGTGCCGACGGGACCGTTCCGCTGCTTGGCGATAATGATTTCGATGATGTTCTTCTTCTCGGACTCTTTGTCATAGTAGTCGTCCCGGTACAGGAACGCGACGATGTCGGCGTCCTGCTCGATCGAGCCCGATTCCCGAAGGTCGGACATCATCGGCCGCTTGTCCTGCCGCTGCTCGACGCCCCGGCTGAGCTGCGACAAGGCGATGACCGGCACTTCCAATTCCCGCGCGATCTGCTTGAGCGTCCGCGAAATTTCGGAAACTTCCTGCTGGCGGTTCTCCCCCGCTTTGCCGCGGCCCGCGATCAGCTGCAAGTAGTCGATCAGGATCATGCCGAGCCCTCGTTCCTTCTTGAGTCGGCGGCATTTCGCCCGGATGTCGGCGACCGTGATGGCCGGCGTATCGTCGATGTAAATTTCCGCGTCGGACAGCGTGCCGATCGCCATCGTCAGCTTCTCCCAGTCGTCGCCTTCGAGGTTGCCGGTCCGGATGCGGCCGGCGTCGACGTTCGCCTCGGCGCAAATAATACGCTGTACCAGCTGCGCGGCCGACATCTCGAGCGAGAAAATGGCGACCGTCTCCTTCGCGCGCACCGCCACGTTCTGGGCGACGTTCAGCGCGAAGGCGGTTTTGCCGACGGACGGACGGGCGGCGACGATGATCAGGTCGCTTCGCTGGAAGCCCGACGTCATCCGATCGAGATCCGGGAAGCCGGACGGGATGCCCGTCGTCGTGCCGCGCGTGTTGTACAGCGACTCGACCTTCTCGAACACCTCCATCAGCACTTCCTTGATGGACACGAAGCCGCTGCTGGACTTGCGGTTCGCGATTTCGAGGATGCGCATCTCCGCCTCGCTCAGCAAGCTGCCGACGTCCTCGGCGCCCGCATAGCCGTTCGTGACGATCTCGGTCGCGGCCCGGATGAGACGGCGCAGCATCGCCTTCTCCTCGACGAGCTTCGCGTAGTAGCCGACGTTGGCGGCCGTCGGCACGGCGCTCGCCAGCTCCGTCAAATATTGAATGCCGCCGATCTCGGCGAGCTGCTGCTTCGCCTGCAGTCGCGTCGACAGCGTGATCAGGTCGATCGGCTCGTTGTCGCCGTTCAGCTCGACCATCGCTTCGAAAATGTATTGATGCGCTTGCCGGTAAAAATCATCCGGCTTCAGCGTCTCCATCACCGAAATGATCGCGACGCTGTCGAGCAGCACGGCGCCGAGCACCGCCTGCTCCGCTTCTAAGTTTTGCGGCGGGATCCGATCGAATAAGACCTTATCTCCGTTCCCGTTCATCATCGATTACGATCCTTCCGTCACTTGCACTTTCAATGTCGCCGTCACTTCCGGATGCAGCTTCACCGGCACCTGCGTCGTGCCGAGCGTACGAATCGGCTCGTCCAACGCGATTTTCCGCTTGTCGATTTTGATCTTCATCTTCTCGAGCTCCTCGGCGATCTGCTTGTTCGTGATCGAGCCGAACAGCCGGCCGCCTTCGCCCGACTTCGACTTCAGGACGACCGTGAGGCCTTCCAGCGTCTTGCCGAGCTGCTGCGCTTCGATTTTTTCCTGTTCCTTGCGCCGGAGTTCGGCTTGCTTTTGGTTCTCCAGCGTCTTCACATTGCCTTCCGAGGCGGGCTTCGCCAGCCCGCGCGGAATGAGAAAATTCATCGCGTAGCCTTCGGAGACTTCTTTGATTTCGCCTTTCTTCCCCTGCGATTTCACATCCTGCAAGAAGATCACTTTCATTCCAAGAGCCCCTCCCTGTCTTCGTAACTGTTCAGCAGCGCCAGCAGGCGCTGTTCGGCGTCGTGAATCGAGCCTTCGAGCTGCGTCGCCGCGTTCGTCAGATGGCCGCCGCCGCCTAGCTTTTCCATGATGACCTGCACGTTCACTTGCCCCATCGACCGCGCGCTGATGCCGATCAGCCCGTCGGGCCGCTCGCAGACGACGAACGACGCGACGACGCCCTGCATGTTCAGCAGCGTGTCAGCCACCTGCGCGATCAAGAGCTGCGGATAGCGCTGGCCGGGCTGCGTCACCGCCACGGCGAAATGCTTATGCACGATTTTCGCGTGCCGGATAATGTCCGCCTTCATGAGATAGCCGTGAAGGTCGTCCTTCAGCAGCCGTTGGATGAGCGTCGAATCGGCGCCGTTGCGGCGCAGGAACGAAGCGGCTTCGAACGTCCGCGAGCCGGTCCGCACGGAGAAGCTCTTCGTGTCGGTCACGATGCCCGCGAGCATCGCCGTCGCCTCCAGCACGCCGAGCGCGAGCCCCTCGTGAATGTACTGCAGCAGCTCCGTCACGAGCTCGCACGTCGACGACGCATACGGCTCCATGTACACGAGCGTCGCCTCGCCGAGAAACTCCTCCCCGCGGCGATGGTGGTCGACGACGACGAGCCGCTTCGTCAGCCCGAGCAGCTTCGGCTCCGCGACGAGCGACGCCTTGTGCGTGTCGACGACGACCGCCAGCGTCTTCGGCGTAATGAGATGGAACGCGTCCTCCGGAGCGACGAATTTGTTCGTCAGCTCTTCGTCTTCGTAAATCATCTCCATCAAGCGGTGGATCGACGGATTGACGCTCTCGAGCACGATGTACGCCGGCTTGCCGAACGTCTCCGCCGCCTTCAAGATGCCGATCGCCGCGCCCACCGCGTCCATATCGGGGATTTTGTGCCCCATGACGACGACCTTGTCGCTTTCTTTCATCAAATCGCGCAGCGCGTGCGAGATGACCCTCGCGCGCACGCGCGTGCGTTTCTCGACCGCGTTCGATTTCCCGCCGTAGAAGCTCATCCGGTCCCCGACTTTCACGGCGACCTGATCGCCCCCGCGGCCGAGCGCGATGTCGAGGCTCGTTTGGGCCATTTGGCCGAGCTCCGTCAGCTTCGCCGTCCCGGCCGCGATCCCGATGCTGATCGTCATCGGCAGTTTCAAATGCGCGGTCGCGTCCTTCACCTCGTCCAGCACGTCGAACCGGCTTTGCTCCAGCTTCGCGAGCTCGCTCTGGTTCACCAGCAGGAAGAACCGATCCGAAGCCGAGCGGCGCAAGTAAATCGCATGGCGGACCGCCCAATCGTTCAGCACGGTCGTTACCGTCGCCATCGTTACGCTTCGCGCTTGATCGTCCATGCCTTGCGTCGCTTCGTCCACATTATCCAGCACGAGCAAGCCGAACGCAATGCGTTCGTCCTCGTATTTTTTGGAAAGCGCCGCGTACGCGGTAATATCGGTAAAATAGAGCAAACGTTCCTCCGGGCGGACCCGCACCTGGAACGTCCGTTTGCTGAGCGAAATTTCGATGGTCGCGTCTTTCTCCTTGATCGTCTTGAGCGCCGGCCACAGCGCGCCGATCGACTCGCCGACGAGCGATTCGCGTTCCATCGTCTTCGCGATATAGGCGTTATGCCATTCGATCAGCTTGTCTTCGCCGTACAGCACGACGCCGATCGGCATATCGGCGATGACGTCGCTCGACGCCTTCTTCACCCGATGCGAGATGGTGGATATATACGCTTGGATCTCGCTGCGACGCTTTCGCTCCGCCAGCAGCGAGAACGCCGCGACGCCGCCGCTGGCGAGGAGGGCGATGACGCCCGCCATCCACGAATAGGCGAACAGCGCGAGCGACAGGACGCCCGACATCGCCATCGGCACGGACGACTGACGGCTTAACCAACGGGCCTGCAACCATTTCGGCATAGCGAAAGCACCCCTCCTTATCCCGCTTAAGTTTTCCGGAAGCGGTCTCGAATCGGGAACGCCGTATCGAAGACGCCGAGCAAGCTGAATGCGGAGAAGAGCGGGTTCACGAGCACGACGGCCGCCACCCCGACCCACGGAATCCACATCTTCCGCTTCGCGTAGCCGATGAAGAACAGGAACGAGATGCCCTGCACGGCGAATACGAACATAAACAGCGGTACGATGTTGACGATCGCCGTCGTCAGGAACGACGTATCGTCCGCGGGCACCAGCAGATCGACGAACAGCGCGATCAAGTAGTACCATACGAACGCTCGAGGCAGCTTCCAATCTCGGATCGGCGGCATCGACGGCACGAGCGCCGGCCCTCTCCGGTTGGCGAGACGACGAGACAGCGTATGCGTCAGCGCGGCCATCAAAGCGGACGTGGCGATGAAATAGAACGGGATCATTCGCACCGTCCATAAAATAAATTCATGCAGCGTCTCTTCCGTCAACGCCGCCCTCATCGGTTCCGGGAATGCGGCGAGCCCGTCGCGAATCATCTCCCCGATCGCCGTCGTCAAATTGACGCCGAGCCCCGTCGCGATAAGCACCGACAGCAGGAACATCGCCAAATACGCGATAATGCCGGCCGTCACCGACTTGCGCGCGCTGTGCCTTCTGCGGTACGCCTCGCCTAGCGCGATCGCGGGCACGAGCGTCGTCAGCGCGATCCATAGAAACCCTAATGCGAACGAGCCCGACAACGTCGCACCGACGGCGAGCGAGACGCCGGCGGCGCCGGCGAACCACGCTCGGTTCGTCTTGACGTACAACACGACCGCCGGAATCGCCGCGAACCAAAACGTGATCGCGAGCAGCGGCGTGATCAGGGAGAGCTGGACCAGCAGCAGCGCGGTACCCCAAATGAGTGCATGTTTCCTCATCGATGATTGCTCTCTAGCGGACAACGCGATTCACCTTCACCTTCTATCCAAATGACTCTCTAATGAAGACAAATCGCCGTACCATTCTTCCAGTTGGTGATTGTCTCTTTTATGCGTTTTCAGCTTTTCCAGCACCGTCTCGTCGAGCTCCCGGTACGACACTCCGACGCGCCGCGCCAACAGATAGGACGATACGACCAAGCTGGCCAAGCCGTCAACGATTTTCGCTTGGCGCCCTTCCCACAGCCCGCGGTGCAGCTGCGCCATCTCATCGATCATCTCGGTTTTTAACCATTCGATGATCTTCGCCCTCCGGGCGACATCCACCTCTTTGCCGTTCGTCATGGCCCTCTCCTTACGACTGGCTTAGGAAAGCCGCTTATACTTTGCATTATACCACAAATTCGCCGCGCCCACGTCGAACGGCGGGCTTCGTTCTTACCTGCCGAAGGCGGCGGCTTTCCGCCCAACCTTCGGGCGCTCGGCAAAAAAAGACCGTCCCCAGTCATATCGACTGCGGGACGGCCCGTTCGGTCGTCTTATTCCGTTGTGTAAGGGATCAACGCCATTTGGCGCGAACGCTTGATGGCAACGGTCAAAGCGCGCTGGTACTTCGCGGAAGTACCCGTTACGCGCCGCGGCAGGATTTTGCCGCGCTCGCTGATGAACTTCTTCAGCAGTTCGATATCTTTGTAATCGATATGCTTGATTTTGTTCACCGTGAAGTAGCACACTTTCCGGCGCTTGCCGCCGCGCTTGCCGCGGCCGAATTTACGCTCCGGGCGTTCCGGACGCTCCGGGCGTTCCGGACGTTCTTGTTGCTCTGCCATGGTTTAGTAACTCCTTTCGTATTAAATTGTTCCGTTTATGCTGGTCGTTCCTTCGATTCGTTAGGGTCAGAACGGCAAATCGTCGTCCGAAATGTCGACAGGCTTGCCGTCGTCGATGAACGGGTCGAAGTTGCCGCCGCCGCCGCCGCGAGAGCCTCCGCCGGAGCGTCCGCCGCCTTGATAGCCGCCTCCGCCTCCTTGGAAACCTCCGCCCTGCGGTTCGCGCGGGCCTTCTTCTCCGTCCCGGTTCGGGCGCTCCAAGAACCTTACGTTGTCAGCCACGACTTCCGTCACGTAGACGCGCTTGCCTTCGTTGTTGTCGTAGCTGCGCACTTGAATGCGGCCCTCCACGGCGGCCAGTCGGCCCTTGCGCAAATAGTTCGCGCATGTCTCAGCCAGCTGCCTCCAGACCACGATCGGAATGAAATCCGCCTCTCTCTCGCCGGATTGGCTCGAGAACGGACGGTCCACCGCCAGCGTAAATTGCGCGACGGCGACGCCGGCCGGCGTATACCGCAGCTCGGGATCCTTCGTTAAACGGCCGATCAATATGACGCGGTTCAGCAACCCAATCCCTCCTGTAACGGATCGTTGCGCCTAAAGGCGCTTTACGCTACGTCTTGTACGATCATGTAGCGGATAACTTCGTCGGTAATCCGCATCACGCGATCAAGTTCCTTAACGACTTCCGGCGTTGCGGTGAAGTTCACCAGCACGTAGATGCCGTCACGGTTCTTGTTGATCTCGTACGCAAGACGGCGCTTGCCCATTACGTTGAGCTTCGTAACTTCCCCGCCGTTATTGATAATGCCCTGGAATTTCTCCACCACCGCTTGGACCGCTTGCTCGTCCAGGTCGGAACGGACAATATACATAATTTCGTACTTGCGCATCGATATTCACCTCCTTTTGGTCTGAGGCCCCGCTACGAAAAGCGGAGCAAGGAGCGAGAGCTTGCTTGATGAAACAGTAAACTCGCACTAAGCTTTAATATAACAAAATCGCGATGCGAGGGCAAGCGCCCTTTTCCGAACGAGCGAACCAATTTTCGGGAAACATGTTTCGAAGCCCGATGGACACCCTATAATCGGGGGTGATTGCGATGGCACAAGCGACGCGGTTTCATGGCGGGGACAAGGCGCCGAACAACGGCATCTACATCGAAACCGGCAAGAACGACCACCATATGGGCATCGAGGACCCGCAACAGATCGAATTGAAGAAAGGCGATAAACTGCCGGAAAACACGAATGACGATCGCGTGTGGGTGTTGAAGAGCAAGCATCAAACCGTTCATTAAACCTTCTTTAAAACGAAAGAAGCATAGACCTGCGGATGCGGCGATCGCAGGGTCTATGCTTCTTTCCCTTTTTCGCAAATCGATCAATATCCGGACAAAAAATGGGCGAGCCAGCCCGCCGCCGCGCCGACCGCGTAAAAGAACGTTTCCGACCATGGCCCCCATTTCGTCTCCGGCACCGAGTCCGTACGCTTCATAACGATTCCTCCCGACATCGGCGAATTCCGAAGGTTTGGAATATCGTATTCGCCGGGGCCGGGAGGAGTGAATCTTTACCGGTCTTTAATCATAAGTTCCTGCTGCTGTCCGTACGAGTTATGGGCTTCGCTCTTCTTAATCACTTCTTCGGCGAATTCCGAATCGTGCGCGTACCGGTTGCCTTTGTTTTGTTTGAACTTCGGCTTCTTGGACAAAACCCCTCACCTCCTGGCTTTAGGGTTCTCCTTCTCGGCCCAAAGCATGCTTTGGAACCGATTGGCGCGCCTTCGGGGGTACCGTCCTCGGGACGCAAAAAAACCGGCGCCTCAGCACCGGTTCCGAATTCGTATGTATGGCGGAGAGAGTGGGATTCGAACCCACGCACGCCTTGCGACGCCTAGTTGATTTCGAGTCAACCCCCTTGGGCCTCT
Above is a window of Paenibacillus sp. DNA encoding:
- the rplI gene encoding 50S ribosomal protein L9 codes for the protein MKVIFLQDVKSQGKKGEIKEVSEGYAMNFLIPRGLAKPASEGNVKTLENQKQAELRRKEQEKIEAQQLGKTLEGLTVVLKSKSGEGGRLFGSITNKQIAEELEKMKIKIDKRKIALDEPIRTLGTTQVPVKLHPEVTATLKVQVTEGS
- the dnaB gene encoding replicative DNA helicase, which gives rise to MNGNGDKVLFDRIPPQNLEAEQAVLGAVLLDSVAIISVMETLKPDDFYRQAHQYIFEAMVELNGDNEPIDLITLSTRLQAKQQLAEIGGIQYLTELASAVPTAANVGYYAKLVEEKAMLRRLIRAATEIVTNGYAGAEDVGSLLSEAEMRILEIANRKSSSGFVSIKEVLMEVFEKVESLYNTRGTTTGIPSGFPDLDRMTSGFQRSDLIIVAARPSVGKTAFALNVAQNVAVRAKETVAIFSLEMSAAQLVQRIICAEANVDAGRIRTGNLEGDDWEKLTMAIGTLSDAEIYIDDTPAITVADIRAKCRRLKKERGLGMILIDYLQLIAGRGKAGENRQQEVSEISRTLKQIARELEVPVIALSQLSRGVEQRQDKRPMMSDLRESGSIEQDADIVAFLYRDDYYDKESEKKNIIEIIIAKQRNGPVGTVELVFLKNFNKFVSLDKSHSDQLPAAI
- the rpsF gene encoding 30S ribosomal protein S6, with protein sequence MRKYEIMYIVRSDLDEQAVQAVVEKFQGIINNGGEVTKLNVMGKRRLAYEINKNRDGIYVLVNFTATPEVVKELDRVMRITDEVIRYMIVQDVA
- a CDS encoding DHH family phosphoesterase encodes the protein MPKWLQARWLSRQSSVPMAMSGVLSLALFAYSWMAGVIALLASGGVAAFSLLAERKRRSEIQAYISTISHRVKKASSDVIADMPIGVVLYGEDKLIEWHNAYIAKTMERESLVGESIGALWPALKTIKEKDATIEISLSKRTFQVRVRPEERLLYFTDITAYAALSKKYEDERIAFGLLVLDNVDEATQGMDDQARSVTMATVTTVLNDWAVRHAIYLRRSASDRFFLLVNQSELAKLEQSRFDVLDEVKDATAHLKLPMTISIGIAAGTAKLTELGQMAQTSLDIALGRGGDQVAVKVGDRMSFYGGKSNAVEKRTRVRARVISHALRDLMKESDKVVVMGHKIPDMDAVGAAIGILKAAETFGKPAYIVLESVNPSIHRLMEMIYEDEELTNKFVAPEDAFHLITPKTLAVVVDTHKASLVAEPKLLGLTKRLVVVDHHRRGEEFLGEATLVYMEPYASSTCELVTELLQYIHEGLALGVLEATAMLAGIVTDTKSFSVRTGSRTFEAASFLRRNGADSTLIQRLLKDDLHGYLMKADIIRHAKIVHKHFAVAVTQPGQRYPQLLIAQVADTLLNMQGVVASFVVCERPDGLIGISARSMGQVNVQVIMEKLGGGGHLTNAATQLEGSIHDAEQRLLALLNSYEDREGLLE
- a CDS encoding DUF2232 domain-containing protein produces the protein MRKHALIWGTALLLVQLSLITPLLAITFWFAAIPAVVLYVKTNRAWFAGAAGVSLAVGATLSGSFALGFLWIALTTLVPAIALGEAYRRRHSARKSVTAGIIAYLAMFLLSVLIATGLGVNLTTAIGEMIRDGLAAFPEPMRAALTEETLHEFILWTVRMIPFYFIATSALMAALTHTLSRRLANRRGPALVPSMPPIRDWKLPRAFVWYYLIALFVDLLVPADDTSFLTTAIVNIVPLFMFVFAVQGISFLFFIGYAKRKMWIPWVGVAAVVLVNPLFSAFSLLGVFDTAFPIRDRFRKT
- the rpsR gene encoding 30S ribosomal protein S18, which codes for MAEQQERPERPERPERPERKFGRGKRGGKRRKVCYFTVNKIKHIDYKDIELLKKFISERGKILPRRVTGTSAKYQRALTVAIKRSRQMALIPYTTE
- the ssb gene encoding single-stranded DNA-binding protein produces the protein MLNRVILIGRLTKDPELRYTPAGVAVAQFTLAVDRPFSSQSGEREADFIPIVVWRQLAETCANYLRKGRLAAVEGRIQVRSYDNNEGKRVYVTEVVADNVRFLERPNRDGEEGPREPQGGGFQGGGGGYQGGGRSGGGSRGGGGGNFDPFIDDGKPVDISDDDLPF
- a CDS encoding MazG-like family protein produces the protein MTNGKEVDVARRAKIIEWLKTEMIDEMAQLHRGLWEGRQAKIVDGLASLVVSSYLLARRVGVSYRELDETVLEKLKTHKRDNHQLEEWYGDLSSLESHLDRR
- a CDS encoding YjzC family protein, with product MAQATRFHGGDKAPNNGIYIETGKNDHHMGIEDPQQIELKKGDKLPENTNDDRVWVLKSKHQTVH